In Desulfomicrobium macestii, the following proteins share a genomic window:
- the murJ gene encoding murein biosynthesis integral membrane protein MurJ, which translates to MSTNRTIAKNASIVSGATMLSRVLGLVRDLIMAYALGASVLADAFFVAFRVPNLLRSLFAEGSLTMAFVPTFVKIRQSEGDGAAFVLARSIQFWLLIILGLLTVFVLLFPKAVTLLIASGFAAKRPELFELTASLVQICFPYILFISGVALCMGILNSMGHFLIPALAPCILNIVLIAASLLAIKVGGNVAVYLAWGVLVAGIGQWLLQQPILRSKGFSWIGPVEPTGPGVRRIGTLMLPTILGSAVYQINILISTGMASFLPEGSVSYLYYADRLFQFPLGVFGVAVGVATLPSLSILAAPEKRTEFRETLATSLGLTLFVNLPAAAGLAGLSLPLVDLLFGRGEFSSAAVHGTAMALLGYVVGLPAFSSVRSLASAYYALGDTKTPVRVALGSLCVFVVAGYTGMQVLGHVGLALASSLSAWINVVLLGFLLRRHCGAWFRVNRDMVVSFALSLAMLGGCWMSTRLGPICLLFIPVWAALYMGAALLLNVSQARLFANVLGRRSWRKRA; encoded by the coding sequence TTGTCCACCAACCGAACCATCGCCAAGAACGCATCCATCGTTTCCGGCGCCACCATGCTGAGCCGGGTGCTCGGGCTCGTGCGTGATCTGATCATGGCCTACGCCCTGGGCGCGTCCGTGCTGGCCGACGCGTTTTTCGTGGCCTTTCGTGTCCCCAACCTGCTCCGCAGTCTCTTTGCCGAAGGCTCCCTGACCATGGCCTTCGTGCCTACCTTCGTCAAAATCCGGCAGAGCGAGGGCGACGGGGCGGCCTTCGTGCTGGCCAGATCCATCCAGTTCTGGCTGCTGATCATCCTCGGCCTGCTGACTGTTTTCGTACTGCTCTTCCCCAAGGCCGTGACCCTGCTCATAGCCTCGGGTTTCGCGGCCAAGCGGCCGGAGCTTTTCGAGCTGACCGCGAGTCTGGTCCAGATCTGCTTTCCCTACATCCTGTTCATTTCCGGAGTTGCCCTGTGCATGGGCATCCTGAACAGCATGGGGCATTTTCTCATCCCGGCCCTGGCTCCGTGCATTCTCAACATCGTGCTCATAGCCGCAAGCCTCCTGGCCATAAAGGTCGGCGGGAACGTGGCCGTGTACCTGGCCTGGGGTGTGCTTGTGGCCGGAATCGGACAATGGCTCCTGCAGCAGCCCATCCTGCGCTCCAAGGGTTTTTCCTGGATCGGGCCGGTGGAGCCGACGGGACCGGGCGTGCGGCGCATCGGCACGCTCATGCTGCCCACCATCCTGGGTTCCGCCGTGTACCAGATCAACATCCTGATCAGCACGGGCATGGCCTCCTTTCTGCCCGAGGGATCCGTGTCGTACCTCTATTACGCCGACCGGCTCTTCCAGTTTCCCCTGGGCGTTTTCGGCGTGGCCGTGGGCGTGGCCACCCTGCCTTCGCTGTCCATTCTGGCCGCGCCCGAGAAACGCACGGAGTTCCGGGAAACACTGGCCACCTCCCTGGGCCTGACCCTGTTCGTGAACCTGCCCGCCGCCGCGGGCCTGGCCGGATTGTCGCTGCCCCTGGTGGACCTGCTCTTCGGACGCGGGGAGTTTTCTTCGGCGGCGGTGCACGGCACGGCCATGGCCCTGCTTGGCTACGTGGTCGGCCTGCCCGCCTTTTCGAGCGTGCGCTCCCTGGCCTCGGCCTACTATGCCCTGGGCGACACCAAAACCCCGGTGCGCGTGGCCCTGGGAAGCCTGTGCGTTTTCGTGGTTGCCGGCTACACGGGCATGCAGGTGCTCGGGCACGTGGGCCTGGCCCTGGCCTCGTCCCTGTCGGCCTGGATCAACGTGGTGCTCCTTGGTTTCCTGCTGCGGCGGCATTGCGGAGCCTGGTTCCGGGTGAATCGCGACATGGTCGTCTCGTTCGCCCTGAGTCTGGCCATGCTCGGCGGATGCTGGATGAGCACCCGGCTCGGCCCGATCTGCCTGCTCTTCATCCCCGTCTGGGCGGCCCTGTACATGGGGGCGGCCCTGCTTCTGAACGTAAGCCAGGCGCGGCTTTTCGCCAACGTGCTGGGCAGGCGGTCCTGGCGCAAAAGAGCCTGA